A genome region from Astyanax mexicanus isolate ESR-SI-001 chromosome 19, AstMex3_surface, whole genome shotgun sequence includes the following:
- the gadd45gip1 gene encoding growth arrest and DNA damage-inducible proteins-interacting protein 1: MAACMLRRRAAAVFSVFRVNPALSAAPQSGVIQQRAGYNPRPLPLNLKDPYIPDKSSEKTPEWQKTERYDRRLFARYGSASGISPAALWPSPARLQELISEEKQWNPPLEDMLQNIAAEEKEKAAKRRAREQLIAANMAKMPKMIADWKKEKQEMKRKQKEDKAKKERLLAEARERFGHAIDPRSPKFLEMVAEIEKEEKKKRKLLKRRIKEEEQGLAPSAPSAAATSM; the protein is encoded by the exons ATGGCGGCCTGCATGCTGAGGCGGAGAGCCGCTGCGGTGTTCAGCGTGTTCAGGGTTAACCCCGCGCTCTCCGCGGCTCCTCAGAGCGGGGTAATACAGCAGAGAGCGGGGTATAACCCCCGGCCGCTCCCGCTGAACCTGAAGGACCCGTATATCCCGGATAAGAGCAGCGAGAAGACCCCGGAGTGGCAGAAGACGGAGCGGTATGATCGGCGGCTGTTCGCTCGGTACGGCAGCGCCTCGGGGATCAGCCCGGCCGCGCTGTGGCCCTCCCCCGCCCGGCTGCAGGAGCTGATCTCCGAGGAGAAGCAGTGGAACCCGCCGCTGGAGGACATGCTGCAGAATATCGCCGCCGAGGAGAAGGAGAAGGCGGCTAAACGTCGGGCCAG AGAGCAGCTGATCGCTGCCAACATGGCCAAAATGCCAAAGATGATTGCAGACTGGAAGAAGGAGAAGCAGGAGATGAAGAGGAAGCAGAAGGAGGACAAGGCTAAAAAGGAGCGCCTGCTGGCCGAGGCCCGGGAACGCTTCGGCCACGCCATAGACCCCCGCAGCCCCAAGTTCCTGGAGATGGTTGCTGAGAtcgagaaggaggagaagaagaagaggaagcttCTAAAGCGAAGGATAAAAGAGGAGGAACAAGGACTGGCACCTTCAGCACCATCTGCTGCAGCCACATCCATGTAG